Part of the Passer domesticus isolate bPasDom1 chromosome 30, bPasDom1.hap1, whole genome shotgun sequence genome, caccaggcactgcagaagCCTGCAggcaattcctgcagcacttggaggatgatcctgctgcccaagggacgtttccatggtgccaagtcaggaactgcaatggggagtggggtcagagaggaaagggcaaacagggatgggctttttgcaggggagggaacaggggtgggaaataggaagaaatttatacaaaaaaaggggaaaaaaaaaggaaaggtgaagccaaggaaatgctcagggcagttcaggggtggctgccaggcagccctggctttgagcaacagcgtctgcagtgggacaggaatctcccagctaatgggaacaaactttctggctgactgcagaggccaggacaaagcagagtggtttccctggtgtcccccagcccttgctggccccaggggctgatggcatttgtgctccctcaggttgatgtccccacagcagcagcatgggggtgctcccgcctgctgtgtgcaatgcaaacaggggctcctgagccagtgctgccgtggctgtgcctgcaaggatggggcacctgtgtgagctgggggagaggccagggctgcagagggggatgttgttggcagctccatgaggacgctctgggacgctgccctgggctgtgcagcgcactggggatggatcagcccctgctctgctgctccttcccatctcccccagggcccttgcagagccccagccatgctgtttgcccccagcctgcccacggccagcctggggctgctcaccctggggcttttctgtgctgagcattgggctggccgtgttcttgagagagcctgggcaaggagcctgcagccccctggccctggcctgaggcgtcagcgctgccccagcagtgctcatggcctgtccctgctgcagccccggtactgccacccccagggctgtgcccggccccgagagcactcaggccctgcagcaacaccagggccaccagggcagcggggcagggccacggcagcagcactggcaacaccaagtgctgctgctgctgctgggcacagctgctgtgccagcactgatctgcccccagctctgcacacagacattgctgctgcagctccggggaaggcaagaatagagggatctctgcagaaaactttgctgggagatcctttagttcctttaaaacctttgagactgcagcccctcattgtcacagtctgtggccacagggaaggtggagagaaacaaagtcagagatggcagaatGAATcatctagctttaggaagaatatttaaaaaggaaaatgacagggaaatagaagaaccaaaccaaaagagctataggagatgacttttattacaagtgatttgccgaAATTGGCAATccgtttaatgcttcctaagatgtccagtcatcagtctcctcactgcagccttgagctcctggttcctcaggctgtagatgaggggattcagggctggaggcaccacccaatacagaactgacaccaacagatccaggcatgcagaggaaatggaggagggtttcaggtaggcaagtactgcagtgatgagaaatgcatttcttctgcattttcccttttcagattctttcagtcatctcctgagaggtacactttgttctggtgcttttcatgaactgattgtactcttgatttagatggagactgtggaattgttttcagatgtagaagaatctggactgaagacagaaacaaactccctgtcagcccattttcatcttcgagatcattttcaagatgtccttgggggtgttggaatgattatcacacagctctccacttctggctgcaggctccagagtttgtttctctgcattcagtcaggcttgcattccctaagagttcttggtagcctgtcatgttttcttagggtagaacagtaacaatgaaaaccttaccaatggcacaactgcccagcccacaaggaaaagaaaagaacaagctgtcaaattcttcaaatatttctcctgctttgctgcaagtgttgtgctgcacccacagtgtggaaagctgcagttggtggcacaccttgtgacagaagctgcacctcgttctccaggaaaggttcttggaaaaagcaaacaggactgaggagaagattctggaaaaactgaaagagcttttaagaaattaaaggaaaattgaaacaattcaagacgtttttctctatttatttttatgatccccctttccatcttgcactagttgtccatcccattaattccaaacagatctcacttctaagatccatgagttggcaagttttagacattttaagataccatgacctacacacagtttggATTCCCCtatttttcttggaaatcaatgctggagaggtaagtgcagtgcttgggtcagctacaaattctgcattcagggaatgcgctctgagagtgcttgaccctcagcagggacaatgcacagcagggactgaggggattcctgagccactgtgcaggagtccagactctggctcttggctgaactcggcaaagttcccgtgtttgcagaggctcaggggctgccctcggggaacgtggggctcggggcgggggcgagcgggcaacggacaaagggacacggggacaaacggacacggggacaaacggccccggagcttcagttgcagcagcggcagcagcagcggcagcggcagcggcggcggcagcagcagcaacagacAAAACTTTagattctcttctcctctccctctcccgctgtcccTCTCCTCCCCCGCTCTCCTTTTCCCGgcgtccctctcctctcctctccccgcctccctctccccgtgccgggccgggccatgcccccggcccgcccccggccccgggcggggctgccccgtgcccgcccccggccgtcccgccgccgcctggcctcagcccggctctggccgtgctggcgctggcgctggcgctgctgggcgggcgtcaatgcctggggctggggcggcatcgccggcttttggctccgcctggcccgagcccggccccggccccgacgcagggtccagtcccggccccgagcccgcccccggccccggccccggccccggccccggctcctcccggggcccgcggaggacacaggcggcgttgcctctcccgccgcctccgctgcggcttgcccggcccgagctccgccgctcggcagcgcagccgccggccccgagcctcccGTGTCGCGTTCCGAAAACCGAACGCCgcgggatggccgggccggggcgggtgaggggcgctcgggggccgttgctggccccgggccgagcgctgacagccgcgtcccgcccgcagggaaggcgcaggaggccctgcaggagcggtaccgcctgggttccctgctggggcgcggcggattcggcagcgtctgctcggcgacgcggctctcggacggcgccccggtgagcggcggggccggcggcgggcggaggaggagggggcgcaggaggaggaggaggaggaggatggggctgggcagggcggcGTTGAGCtgagcccgctgctccccttggcttgcaggtggccatcaaaagggtgccacggaaccgcatccggcactggagcgagctggtgagtgagccgggacagcgggagaagccgggccgtgctGGGCGGGGATGAGCCGAGCCCTGGCATGGTGGAAGCCGCCAGGACATCCCGAGGGGGagcgggcgtggggccagcgcagggcgcagagcatcccgggctggctgaggggttgcccagccctggcccggcATCGGcccccactgacggcatcgtgctcctcccgcagcccgacggcaccagcgctcccctggaggttgtgctgcaggacaaggtgtccacagGCTTCCCCGGTGtcatccagctgctggaatggcttgagctccccagcgacattctgatggtgctggagcggccagagcagtctcaggacctcctgcatttcattcgggcacgggggttcctgcgcgaggaggtggcgcggcagctgttccgccaggtgctggaggccgtgcggcactgcaccagctgcggggtcctgcacagagacatcaaaccagagaacatcctggttgacctggccaccgggcaggcaAAGCTCAtcgactttggctgtggcacctacctgcaagacacagcctacactcactttgcaggtgagcctacacagggctgtgctcccgctcctggcatctcatggcccaagatctcacagcccaagctggctgtggcagcggggattctcccttttgctgccactcaggggactgaatctgcagctgagttgctttagagcagggctgggtggggagccatcttccagccctgctggcaggatttgcccaccactctgcccaggactggggctgggctggtgcagccagcctgacaaaaacagctgtgggtgggggtagcagagagggaggtcagAACCTGTGCCCCGGGTTtggtgtgcaggcaagaggaagggcttggactgctccactcgccctgtttgtcttggcttcataatatgtttggggcaatgcaggcagggagaatgagggcatggtttttccccagcacgcagtggtaTTTCCTTTGCgtgtcatggtcaggcctagccagggcttccgCTGTCctcttcccacaccagtggctccttttccaacccaaagtttgtacaccagtcccagatgctggtgagagggcagtggtcaccctgtgtgccactgctgcagctcctgcacgcccagggatgctggggccaggctctgggagcagcagcatccccctgatgaactccatctgtattccacaggaacaccatcatacagccccccggaatggacccgctttggctggtaccatggcgagccagctaccatctggtccctgggcgtcctgctgcaccagatggtctgtgggaagatgcctttcaggaggggctggaacttcagctggggccagctctcgctgccacaacggctctctccaggtgaatcctcttctctgggcatgggtgcaatgccagtgttgggagacagcagcgggctcgggagcatcccgctctggcagctgctgaggaggtggcacatgtcctgctctcccccaaaatcAAGAAAGTtctggcccagctctgagctcatccagcatggcctgggcagggaacagtggggcaaagcagacaggagccttctccagcttaCCAGcggtttctggtttctctccccagagtgccaaaatctgatcgggtggtgtttatccatgcactTCTTggacagaccctcattagaagaggtgttctgtcatccttggatgcaggatattcatctgccatagaagaagggagagagccacagtcGCACTGTGatgcagggccctggtaagttacagctgcacacatgccttggcaatgagaagcaaaggaacccagcccgtgtcactgcaccagggtcatgggatgggaacacgcagcccttgtgctggagctgagctgctctgcccagccctggtggtcgccatccaagcaggttttgcttgtcctggttccctgacagctggggccctgggcagagccctaacagcctggtctcaccccagggaaggagaaggagctcccagagaagctgtaccgggtggggctgctgctgcaggagacagcgaggatgacatcaaggatgacaacctcttcctcaacctggccaccagcagttgaaggtgatgcactattattgtggcaccttcttcaaagccaaactccacagggagtttgcagatgagtccacacgtggggaaatgctcccaggtttgggcattgcccagcctggctgggaagcaaaggttcccccttGGCTGGGGCAGATGCAACTGATCCTTCAGttggctgcccagctgcttttggcagggctggtgggatgggctggggtgggtacaaaatgggagtgggctcctggccctgccaacaggccccagcacccaccgtgccctgggctggggctggggcagccagcccaacacaaacaaacccccgtggtgggagcaggggtgggactcccaaatctgtgcaggggctgctttgctgtgcaggcaaggaagggcttgggctgctccactgcccttgtttgctttgggatcatggttattttggggggcagtgcagagggaaagagagaaagtgtGGACCTCCCTCACCCATGGCTGGATTTTTCCCTAGCATGTAGgggttgggccttcctcaaggccctgacagagctaagagttttgacctttcttcttcttttccctttttgtctctaacctcttttcaacaatttgtttgttttttttctagaggaagcattctagGTGGTCCAGTCTGCATTGGGAAgtgcttgggagcagctgtggcgtggatgggccgtgcccttggagcaggctgaggacattgtttgggaccagcttttcttccagccgtggatggcgtgaggtgggtccccgtctgcttggcagggtgggatcagagcttttgggagatggcagcgagcacaggagcatcctgctctgggcagctgctgagcaggtggatgtgccatggctggctgcaggctgggcacatgtcctgccctcctgccctgctcccaaaggcagcactgatgggcagctctgggcacagctctgagcacagacagcacggcctgggcaccacgggcagctgggacaaggggacaggagccttcagctgacgggcagtttctggtttctctccttgcagccgggctctgcggatgctgaggctgctctgggctctgccagggctctgctggagctcagcaccgggctggaatcagccaaagaagaaatggtgtcacctgcagcacagacttgcttgagcattttgacaacgcagctcaagtttgcagcgtGGAcatctccaagggaaaacatgacacctcccaaaaattaaaatttttcaataccttctgaaatcaaatcaatctgggatgactccaaatgacatttttcaccgtgctcaagatgtagctcagcccttccctGAACAGTtatctcccccacctgccttttacttctcaactgctcccttctttccccccagtgaattcccagcccatcgcagtctccatcacttgctggccttccttgttgcccctgaccacaagaaAGGCCGaaccccaggtttagggactcatgctgtcactggctgaggagcagcaatgtctcagaggtgcagtgggattttagtgtcattcagagccactctccagccctcagctctcctcactgctgagttcccactcccttttcttcatccttgcagcaagatgagctctgtgaatgcccttgagcctccccactcttcccagcccacgcagCCACCTCAGGCtaaagcttctctgtc contains:
- the LOC135287543 gene encoding serine/threonine-protein kinase pim-1-like, with translation MAGPGRVAIKRVPRNRIRHWSELPDGTSAPLEVVLQDKVSTGFPGVIQLLEWLELPSDILMVLERPEHCGVLHRDIKPENILVDLATGQAKLIDFGCGTYLQDTAYTHFAGTPSYSPPEWTRFGWYHGEPATIWSLGVLLHQMVCGKMPFRRGWNFSWGQLSLPQRLSPECQNLIGWCLSMHFLDRPSLEEVFCHPWMQDIHLP